One segment of Acidovorax sp. DW039 DNA contains the following:
- a CDS encoding efflux transporter outer membrane subunit has translation MSDLSVLLPRALAPRRSLALSGTTLLAAAVLAACSTQPVYERPALQVPAQYKESLAATAAGVWQPAQAAQTAPSASTVPAAWWTLYGDATLNALQDQAAAGNQNIALSLARLRAAQAAVASSSASQLPTLGATASTSRARSGTQAADGSTSARLSTSHSIGLNASWELDLWGRIASTVDAAQASAQASADDLAAMRLSVQASVAQTYFSLRAAEANAQILRETLQAYDRSWELTRNRQQAGVASVADVAQAESQYKSTQVQLLEAETTRTQLEHALAALVGQAPASFSVQPTGLLPTPPTVPAQLPSQLLERRPDIAAAERRVAAANAQIGVAKAAFFPALTLTGSAGYRGSELSNLFNAPNLFWSLGPQLALSLFDGGARSAAVESARASNEQAAATYRQTVLTALQEVEDNLTAAAALAQEQQLQMEALAAAQRALDVVNNQYRAGTVGYLNVITAQATVLSAQRSLTDVRNRRLAAVNTLLKNVAGSWEPLQVQAKTASQPQ, from the coding sequence ATGTCTGATTTGTCTGTTCTTCTGCCTCGCGCGCTTGCGCCACGCCGCTCTTTGGCCCTTTCTGGCACCACGCTGCTGGCGGCTGCGGTGCTGGCTGCCTGCAGTACCCAGCCGGTGTACGAGCGGCCTGCACTGCAGGTTCCTGCACAGTACAAGGAATCGCTGGCCGCCACCGCCGCAGGCGTGTGGCAGCCTGCGCAAGCCGCACAGACTGCGCCATCTGCCAGCACAGTGCCTGCTGCATGGTGGACGCTGTATGGCGATGCCACGCTCAATGCCTTGCAAGACCAGGCTGCTGCGGGCAACCAGAACATTGCGCTTTCGCTGGCTCGGCTGCGCGCCGCGCAGGCGGCGGTGGCCAGCAGCAGTGCAAGCCAGTTGCCCACCCTGGGGGCGACGGCCAGCACATCACGCGCTCGCAGCGGCACGCAGGCGGCGGATGGCAGCACCAGTGCGCGCTTGAGCACCAGCCATTCGATAGGGCTGAATGCCAGCTGGGAGCTGGACCTGTGGGGCCGCATTGCCAGCACCGTAGACGCGGCCCAGGCATCCGCCCAGGCCAGCGCAGACGACCTGGCGGCCATGCGCCTTTCGGTGCAGGCCAGCGTGGCGCAGACCTATTTTTCGCTGCGTGCGGCCGAGGCCAATGCGCAGATCCTGCGTGAAACCCTGCAGGCCTATGACCGCAGTTGGGAGCTGACGCGCAACCGCCAGCAGGCAGGCGTTGCCTCTGTAGCCGATGTGGCGCAGGCCGAGTCGCAATACAAGTCCACCCAGGTGCAGTTGCTGGAGGCTGAAACCACACGCACCCAGCTGGAGCACGCCCTGGCTGCCCTGGTGGGGCAGGCCCCTGCAAGTTTCAGCGTGCAGCCCACGGGCTTGCTGCCCACGCCACCCACCGTGCCCGCGCAATTGCCATCGCAACTGCTGGAGCGCCGCCCCGACATTGCCGCCGCAGAGCGCCGGGTGGCTGCCGCCAACGCGCAAATTGGCGTGGCCAAGGCAGCGTTCTTCCCGGCCTTGACGCTGACGGGCAGCGCGGGGTACCGCGGCTCGGAGCTGTCGAATCTGTTCAACGCGCCCAACCTGTTCTGGTCCCTGGGGCCGCAGCTGGCGCTATCGTTGTTTGACGGCGGTGCGCGCAGCGCCGCAGTGGAGTCGGCCCGCGCTTCCAACGAGCAGGCTGCCGCCACCTATCGGCAGACGGTGCTTACAGCCCTGCAGGAGGTGGAAGACAACCTGACGGCCGCCGCAGCCCTGGCGCAGGAGCAGCAACTCCAGATGGAGGCGCTGGCGGCTGCACAGCGCGCGCTGGATGTGGTCAACAACCAGTACCGGGCGGGCACGGTGGGGTATCTGAACGTGATCACAGCGCAGGCCACGGTGCTGTCGGCCCAGCGCAGCCTCACGGATGTGCGCAACCGCCGCCTGGCAGCCGTCAACACCTTGCTGAAAAACGTGGCTGGAAGCTGGGAGCCTCTGCAGGTACAGGCAAAGACCGCCAGTCAGCCGCAATAG
- a CDS encoding putative Na+/H+ antiporter has protein sequence MNTPLVQWMAATLFAVALLHTFSVKFFERLSHRYPRHAGLFHLLGEVEVVFGFWAMVLIVAMAMAAGGSEALEYAESRNYTEPLFVFVVMVIAASRPVLRSVMAVVATLARITPLPTPLVTAWLGLAAVPLLGSLITEPAAMTIAALMLAPQIFRTEVPERAKYLALGVLFVNVSIGGTLTSYAAPPVLMVAATWGWDSLFMLTTFGWKAAIAVLINATVCTLVLRRHLPSAEAMAAGLKASDQAKMPVSVAAVHITLLALVVLFAHHPVVFMGLFLLFLGYTQAYSTHQSRLIIKEALLVGFFLAGLVVLGGMQQWWLQPIVSGLEPLALFAGALGLTAITDNAALTYLGSLIEGISPAAQYMLVAGAVAGGGLTVIANAPNPAGVALLKNGFADQTVGAGGLLLGALGPTAVAALALACL, from the coding sequence ATGAACACCCCTCTGGTCCAATGGATGGCCGCCACGCTGTTTGCCGTGGCCTTGCTCCACACTTTCTCCGTCAAGTTTTTCGAGCGACTCTCGCACCGCTACCCACGCCACGCCGGGCTTTTTCATTTGCTGGGCGAGGTGGAGGTCGTCTTCGGTTTCTGGGCCATGGTGCTCATCGTTGCCATGGCCATGGCCGCGGGCGGATCCGAAGCGCTGGAATATGCGGAGTCGCGCAACTACACCGAGCCCCTGTTTGTGTTCGTGGTCATGGTGATTGCCGCGTCGCGCCCCGTGCTGCGCAGCGTCATGGCGGTGGTCGCCACACTGGCGCGTATCACGCCCCTCCCCACACCGTTGGTCACTGCCTGGCTGGGGCTGGCGGCGGTGCCGCTGCTGGGATCGCTGATCACCGAGCCCGCCGCCATGACGATTGCAGCGCTCATGCTAGCCCCACAGATCTTCCGAACGGAAGTGCCCGAGCGCGCCAAGTATCTGGCCTTGGGTGTACTGTTTGTCAACGTCTCCATTGGCGGCACGCTCACCTCTTATGCCGCACCGCCCGTGCTGATGGTGGCAGCCACATGGGGCTGGGACAGCCTGTTCATGCTGACCACGTTTGGCTGGAAGGCGGCCATTGCGGTTCTCATCAACGCGACCGTGTGCACGTTGGTCCTGCGCCGCCATCTGCCCAGTGCAGAGGCCATGGCAGCAGGGTTGAAGGCCAGCGATCAAGCGAAGATGCCCGTCTCGGTAGCTGCGGTACACATCACCCTGCTGGCGCTGGTGGTGCTGTTTGCGCATCACCCGGTTGTGTTCATGGGCCTCTTTCTGCTGTTCCTGGGCTACACACAGGCCTACAGCACCCACCAGAGCCGCCTCATCATCAAGGAAGCCCTGCTGGTGGGCTTCTTCCTCGCGGGGCTGGTGGTGCTGGGCGGCATGCAGCAATGGTGGCTGCAACCCATCGTCTCGGGGCTGGAGCCGCTGGCCCTGTTCGCTGGCGCGCTGGGGTTGACGGCCATTACCGACAACGCCGCACTGACCTACCTGGGCTCGCTCATTGAAGGGATTTCCCCCGCTGCGCAGTACATGCTGGTGGCCGGTGCCGTGGCGGGCGGGGGGCTGACGGTGATTGCCAACGCCCCCAACCCGGCAGGCGTAGCGTTGCTGAAGAACGGGTTCGCGGATCAGACAGTGGGAGCCGGAGGGCTGCTGCTGGGGGCACTGGGCCCTACCGCAGTGGCGGCGCTTGCTCTGGCCTGCCTGTAG